GCCGCCACCATCTCCGCGGTTCTGGAGGAGGAGCCCGACCTCATCATCCTCGACGTGATGCTCCCCGACATGAACGGGTTCAGCGTCACCAAGCGCCTCCGAGGGGCGGGCTTCACCGCTCCGATCCTCTTCCTGACGGCGAAGGACGGCACGGACGACAAGATCGAGGGCCTCAACGCCGGGGGCGACGATTACGTCACCAAGCCCTTCAGCCTCGACGAGATCGTCGCACGTGCGCAGGCGATCCTGCGCCGCACGATGCAGGCCGACGAGGAGTCGATCATCCGTGCGGGTGAGCTGTCGATGGATCAGGACACGCACGACGTGCACGTCGGCAAGGAGCCGATCGAGCTGAGCCCGACCGAGTTCAAGCTGCTGCGCTACCTCATGCTCAACCCGAACCGGGTGCTGTCGAAGGCGCAGATCCTCGATCACGTCTGGGAGTACGACTTCAACGGGGATGCCGGCATCGTGGAGAGCTACATCTCGTACCTGCGCCGCAAGATCGATCCGCACACCGAGGACTCGCTGATCCAGACCAAGCGTGGATTCGGCTACATGCTGAAGGTCGGCAAGTCGGTCTGACCGCCGCCCGCATGGCCTGACGTCGACCCGGGAGGACCCGATGGCTCATCAGCCGGACGCGGTCACCACCTGGTGGCGGCGCATCAGCCTTCGCGCGAAGGTCACCGGGGTGACCGTCGGCGTGCTCGCGTTGGGGCTGCTCATCGCCGGACTCGGCACGGTGCCGATCCTGCGGACGGCGCTGATCGCGAACATCGATCAGCAGCTCCCCGCGCTCGTCTCGAGCGACCTGGTGAGCCGCTACCTCGACGCCACGGATGTGGACGGCGAGACCGTGTACACGCGCAAGGACGAGCAGCCCAGGGACTTCTACTTCGCGATCTACGACGCGGACGGCGCGCTCAAGGCCACGGCGGGCGGCTCGGCCGCCGGAGCACCCCAGTTCGCCGAGACGTTTTCGCCGCAGAAGGCGCAGGCGAACGAGGACACCGTCTTCGACCTCACGAGCGAACAGGGCAAGGTCTTCCGCGCCTCGGCGGCGCTGCTCCCCTCCGACGGCGGCGCACTGAGGGTGCAGGTCGTCGCTCTGCCGCTTGCCAGTGCTGACCGGATCATCAGCCAGTACTTCAGCATCTACATCACGATCGCGTTCATCACGATCTTCATCGCGGCGCTGCTGACCCGATTCCTCGTGACGCTGACCTTCCGCCGGCTCGGCCAGGTCGAGTCGACGGCGATGTCGATCGCGGCAGGGGACTTCAGCCAACGCCTCACGGACCTCGAGCCGACGACCGAGGTGGGCCGGCTCAACTACGCGATCAACACGATGCTCGATCGCGTCGACGGCTCCCTCGCACAACGCGACCGCACGGTGCAGCACATGCGCCGCTTCATCGGTGATGCCAGCCACGAGCTGCGCACGCCGCTGGTGAGTGTGCGCGGCTATGCGGAGCTCTACCGGATGGGCGCGATCAAGGGCGAGGAGGACACCGCCCGCGCCATGGAACGCATCGAGAAGGAAGCCATCCGCATGGGCGTGCTCGTCGAGGACCTGCTGGCCCTCGCGCGCTTGGACGAGGAACGCGAGCCCGAGATCGTGGCCCTCGATCTCCGACCGATCGCGCGCGACGCCGCCCTCGACGTGCGGGCTGCCGCGCCCGGGCGCACGGTGACGATGATCGATCTGACGACCGAGAGCGTCACGGCCCCAACGCGCAGCATCCCGAAGCCGCAACCCGAGCAGCCGGCCGCGCGCGGTCTGGCACGCACTCCCCTCTCACGGCTGCGTCGCCGCCCGCGTCCCGGCGCCGACCAGCCCGCACCGGCGATCGATTTCTCCGAGGCCGCCGACATCCCCGTCCGCACTCCGCCGATCGTCCTGGGCGAGGAGAACAAGGTGCGTCAGGTGGTGACGAACCTGCTGGGGAACGCACGGCGGTTCTCACCGGAGGACGGCCCGATCGAGATCGTCGTGGATTCGGATCGTGTGCGCGGCACCGGCAGCATCTCCGTCGTGGACCACGGTGAGGGAATCCCCCCGCAGATCCGCGAGCAGATCTTCGAACGGTTCTGGCGTGCCGACACGTCACGCGCGCGGGAGACCGGAGGATCGGGACTCGGACTGGCGATCGTCGCCTCGATCATGAAGGCTCTGCACGGCTCGGTCGCCGTCTCGGAGACCCCGGGCGGCGGGGCGACCTTCACGGTGACACTCCCGCTGGCCCCCTCGCAGGCCACACCCGCCCACCTGCTCGAAGACACGCAGCCACTCGAGCCGCTGGACCTCTGAGCTGAGCTGAGCTGAGCGTCATCCTGCACGCCGCGACGCGATCGCGAGTTGTGCACACTCCCCGGCGGGTCGGGCTCTCAGCGCCGCGGCGGATGAGACGTCACGCCTAGCCTCGGAACTCCATTCACAGAAGGAGTCCCATGACCGTTTTCACCGTCGACACCGAAGCAGTCCATGCCGCCCACGGCGCGACCCGCGCCACCATGGAGCGACTTCAGGCCGAATCCGCCTCGCTCATGGCGCAGCTCACGCAGCTGCAGTCGTCGTGGGTCGGAGGCGCATCCAGCGCGTTCCAGGGGTGCGCCGAGCAGTGGCGCGGCGCACAGCTGCACGTCGAGCAGGTGCTCGACTCGATCGGTACCGCGCTCGGCTCCGCCGCGACCCAGTACGCCGACGCCGACCAGTACTCGGCCAGCCTGTTCCGCTGAACACGGCACCCGCCGAACCTGCGACGCGGAATGCAGAAACGCCCCGGCTGGAGAGCCGGGGCGTTTCTGTCTGCGTGAAGCGGGACTCAGAAGTCCATGCCACCCGACGGGTCACCCATGGGAGCAGCAGCCTTCTCGGGCTTGTCTGCCACGACGACCTCGGTGGTGAGGAACAGCGCAGCGATCGATGCGGCGTTCTGCAGCGCCGAACGCGTCACCTTGGCCGGGTCGATGATGCCCTGTGCGAACAGGTCACCGTACTCGCCGGTCGCGGCGTTGAGGCCGTGTCCGGTCGGGAGACCGGCGACCGTGTTCGCGACGACACCCGGCTCCAGACCGGCGTTCAGCGCGATCTGCTTGAGCGGAGCCTCGATCGCGACGCGCACGATGTTGACACCGGTCTGCTCGTCGCCCTTGAGCTCGAGCGTGGCGAGAGCCTTGGTGCCGGCCTGGATCAGCGCGACGCCACCACCGGGGACGATGCCCTCCTCGACGGCCGCCTTCGCG
The sequence above is drawn from the Candidatus Microbacterium colombiense genome and encodes:
- a CDS encoding response regulator transcription factor; translation: MTAARILVVDDEPNIRDLLSTGLSFAGFQVKTVANGAATISAVLEEEPDLIILDVMLPDMNGFSVTKRLRGAGFTAPILFLTAKDGTDDKIEGLNAGGDDYVTKPFSLDEIVARAQAILRRTMQADEESIIRAGELSMDQDTHDVHVGKEPIELSPTEFKLLRYLMLNPNRVLSKAQILDHVWEYDFNGDAGIVESYISYLRRKIDPHTEDSLIQTKRGFGYMLKVGKSV
- a CDS encoding HAMP domain-containing sensor histidine kinase, which encodes MAHQPDAVTTWWRRISLRAKVTGVTVGVLALGLLIAGLGTVPILRTALIANIDQQLPALVSSDLVSRYLDATDVDGETVYTRKDEQPRDFYFAIYDADGALKATAGGSAAGAPQFAETFSPQKAQANEDTVFDLTSEQGKVFRASAALLPSDGGALRVQVVALPLASADRIISQYFSIYITIAFITIFIAALLTRFLVTLTFRRLGQVESTAMSIAAGDFSQRLTDLEPTTEVGRLNYAINTMLDRVDGSLAQRDRTVQHMRRFIGDASHELRTPLVSVRGYAELYRMGAIKGEEDTARAMERIEKEAIRMGVLVEDLLALARLDEEREPEIVALDLRPIARDAALDVRAAAPGRTVTMIDLTTESVTAPTRSIPKPQPEQPAARGLARTPLSRLRRRPRPGADQPAPAIDFSEAADIPVRTPPIVLGEENKVRQVVTNLLGNARRFSPEDGPIEIVVDSDRVRGTGSISVVDHGEGIPPQIREQIFERFWRADTSRARETGGSGLGLAIVASIMKALHGSVAVSETPGGGATFTVTLPLAPSQATPAHLLEDTQPLEPLDL
- a CDS encoding WXG100 family type VII secretion target — translated: MTVFTVDTEAVHAAHGATRATMERLQAESASLMAQLTQLQSSWVGGASSAFQGCAEQWRGAQLHVEQVLDSIGTALGSAATQYADADQYSASLFR